Proteins encoded within one genomic window of Desulfonatronospira thiodismutans ASO3-1:
- a CDS encoding TraB/GumN family protein — MSQQNPGNLENLQQIQAGEKTVYLLGTAHVSQQSVDDVQQAVEQIRPDTICVELCPSRYQTLVHPDVWKNTDIYQVIKENKALFLLAQLGLSAFYRKIGQKLGVKPGAEMLEGVRQAERTGADLVLADRDVNITLKRVWGSLSMWGKFKLLMQLLAGMVFPGDIKKEDIEKLKKKDQLQVVMDEFSRSFPQIQKSLIDERDQYLAHKIAESPGKTILVIVGAGHIPGITTYLDQDIDIGPLTEMPGKAVWPTIIKWGIPLVIIGLLVLGFVTQGAQHSVQSIYIWILVNGLCSALAVSLALAHPYTIMAAFVAAPLTSLNPTMAAGWIAGLVQAWVKKPLVSDLEHLPKAFTSIKAFWMNPVCRILLVVVLANQGSVLGTFVAGTWIFTRVF; from the coding sequence CTGCTGGGCACAGCCCACGTTTCCCAGCAGAGCGTTGATGATGTTCAGCAGGCTGTAGAGCAGATACGTCCGGACACCATCTGCGTTGAACTCTGTCCTTCCAGGTATCAGACCCTGGTGCACCCCGATGTATGGAAAAACACGGACATCTACCAGGTTATCAAGGAAAACAAGGCCCTTTTCCTGCTGGCCCAATTGGGACTCAGCGCTTTTTACCGCAAAATCGGCCAAAAGCTCGGGGTCAAGCCCGGCGCGGAAATGCTCGAAGGTGTAAGGCAGGCTGAACGCACCGGGGCGGATCTCGTACTGGCGGACAGGGATGTGAACATAACCCTGAAAAGGGTCTGGGGTTCTTTGTCCATGTGGGGCAAATTCAAGCTCTTGATGCAGCTTCTTGCGGGAATGGTCTTTCCCGGGGACATCAAAAAAGAAGACATTGAAAAACTCAAAAAAAAGGACCAGCTCCAGGTGGTCATGGATGAGTTTTCCAGATCCTTCCCCCAGATTCAGAAATCACTCATTGACGAACGTGATCAGTACCTGGCCCACAAGATCGCCGAAAGCCCCGGAAAAACCATCCTGGTGATAGTCGGTGCGGGGCATATTCCCGGCATAACCACCTACCTGGACCAGGATATCGACATCGGCCCACTGACTGAAATGCCCGGGAAGGCTGTCTGGCCGACCATCATCAAGTGGGGCATCCCCTTAGTCATTATCGGCCTGCTGGTGCTTGGTTTTGTGACCCAGGGGGCGCAGCATTCCGTGCAGTCCATATATATCTGGATCCTGGTCAACGGACTGTGCTCCGCCTTAGCTGTAAGCCTGGCCCTGGCTCATCCCTACACCATTATGGCCGCATTTGTGGCCGCACCCCTGACCAGCCTCAACCCCACCATGGCCGCCGGGTGGATAGCCGGCCTGGTGCAGGCCTGGGTCAAAAAGCCGCTGGTCTCGGACCTGGAACACCTGCCCAAGGCCTTTACTTCTATCAAGGCCTTCTGGATGAACCCGGTATGCCGGATCCTCCTGGTGGTGGTCCTGGCCAACCAGGGCAGCGTCCTGGGCACCTTTGTGGCCGGCACCTGGATCTTTACCAGGGTGTTTTAG
- a CDS encoding CDP-alcohol phosphatidyltransferase family protein produces MSLRDSSPGRLYYRGLENAVLPFIKNRGFTPNRVTFAGLVFAIMVPLGFSAHAFWGLLLIALAGIADSADGLLARDSGPKSSFGVFLDSTLDRIRDTFFLMGFWVLFWLDGRWILEATILFFLALLSMYLISYIKAGAEAAGLDCDTGLMTRSVRVVYMLVWAFLLVVVPGTAEALLWIGISVFLLACAFTVGQRIVHVRNQYSFMI; encoded by the coding sequence ATGTCATTGAGAGACAGCAGCCCTGGGAGGCTGTACTATCGAGGACTGGAAAATGCTGTCTTGCCTTTTATAAAAAACAGAGGCTTCACCCCCAACAGGGTTACCTTTGCCGGGCTGGTATTTGCCATTATGGTACCCTTGGGATTTTCAGCACATGCTTTCTGGGGGCTTTTGCTCATAGCCCTGGCGGGCATAGCTGACAGCGCCGACGGCCTGCTGGCCAGGGACAGCGGGCCAAAGAGTTCCTTCGGGGTATTTCTGGATTCAACCCTGGACCGCATCAGAGACACTTTTTTTCTCATGGGGTTCTGGGTGCTTTTCTGGCTGGACGGACGCTGGATACTGGAAGCCACCATTTTGTTTTTCCTGGCTCTGCTGAGCATGTACCTCATAAGCTATATAAAGGCCGGGGCTGAAGCCGCAGGCCTGGACTGCGACACAGGGCTCATGACCAGGTCTGTCAGGGTGGTGTATATGCTGGTCTGGGCTTTTTTGCTGGTGGTTGTGCCGGGTACGGCAGAGGCCCTGCTCTGGATCGGAATCAGCGTTTTTCTGCTGGCATGCGCTTTTACTGTCGGACAGAGAATCGTGCATGTACGTAATCAGTACAGTTTTATGATTTAG
- a CDS encoding UPF0182 family membrane protein, which produces MSNMFGPNDPRWQGPQFRLEDLDFSRIYKLAKVGLAVVAFILVLSGIGWAQSFYTDWLWFSSLGYQQIILKILYTSVGMFFLGAAVFLALALPNIYLAHKNITSLRLINQNVPMQLYYKARTLVFWGAFCAAGLGAVVLARSFASQWEKALLFMHQVPFEESDPIFGNDLGFYVFSMPMLDFVRSWLLVAVIFVLIIVAAYYFLNSLLRGEQFSFTGRVRTHLALLGAGVLLIMALGHWLGRYDLLNSTMGAVYGIGFTEDKVLRPGLAIMTFVALAAAGVLAAAPFYRGRQLMVVALAAWFGLNIVLVHLAPGLVQRFMVEPSELARERDYLEHNINFTRQAYGLDNIASQRHPARGEMDRQTIEDNEGTVRNVRLWDEGPLLQSYNQIQFFRLYYDFLQVHTDRYNVDDELRQVMLATRELSADKLPSEAQRWVNRRLQFTHGYGVAMTPVTEVESGGRPGFFIRDVPPTGKVNLDRPEIYYGLKSLDYLIVRSRMQEFNYPGPEGPVYTHYEGEGGVKLDSFFRRLMYAWKFSDINILISNEVTRESLIQYRRTIPERFSVLTPFLQRDREAYSVVADGKVYWIQDAYTVTSRYPYSAPWQRAFNYMRNSVKTVADAYHGHMDYYISDPDDPVVRTYDAVFPDLFKPLEEMPEYLRDHVRYPLDLFTVQSQKLLEYHMQDPVVFYNKEDQWSVPVQHSFGQTEVLQPYYIVARLPGEEKEEFLLIQPFTPVDRHNLVGWLAARSDGENLGEMVLYNFPSGRHVDGPNQVEARIDNDAIISEQFTLWGQVGSEVSRGILLVIPVGDSLLYAEPVFLKPDTLDFPELRRIILADSEQVVMHQILDDSIDALVGELPAVAPVVETDEELPVREDREDRVLPEFREGLREAVDSLQEVLDGLKEMLR; this is translated from the coding sequence ATGTCCAATATGTTTGGTCCCAATGATCCCAGGTGGCAGGGTCCACAGTTCAGGCTGGAAGACCTGGATTTTTCCAGGATCTACAAGCTGGCCAAAGTGGGTCTGGCTGTGGTGGCCTTTATTCTTGTCCTGTCCGGGATCGGCTGGGCCCAGTCCTTTTACACCGACTGGCTGTGGTTCAGCAGCCTGGGTTATCAGCAGATAATTCTCAAAATTCTGTATACCAGCGTGGGCATGTTTTTTCTGGGGGCGGCGGTTTTTCTGGCTCTGGCCCTGCCCAATATCTACCTGGCCCACAAAAATATCACCAGCCTGCGCCTTATAAACCAGAATGTTCCCATGCAGCTTTATTACAAAGCCCGTACCCTGGTTTTCTGGGGGGCTTTCTGCGCAGCCGGTCTGGGGGCGGTTGTCCTGGCCAGGTCCTTTGCCTCGCAATGGGAAAAGGCGCTTTTGTTTATGCATCAGGTGCCCTTTGAAGAGTCAGATCCCATTTTCGGCAACGACCTGGGCTTTTATGTCTTTTCCATGCCCATGCTGGACTTTGTCCGTTCCTGGCTGCTGGTGGCAGTGATATTTGTGCTGATAATCGTTGCGGCATACTATTTCCTGAACAGCCTTCTGCGCGGAGAACAGTTCAGCTTCACCGGCAGGGTCAGGACCCACCTGGCCCTTCTCGGAGCAGGAGTTCTTCTGATCATGGCTCTGGGACACTGGCTGGGCCGCTATGACCTGCTCAATTCAACCATGGGTGCAGTCTACGGCATAGGGTTTACCGAAGACAAGGTGCTGCGCCCGGGACTGGCGATTATGACTTTTGTGGCCCTGGCTGCAGCCGGAGTATTGGCTGCAGCACCCTTCTACCGGGGCAGGCAGCTCATGGTTGTGGCCCTGGCAGCCTGGTTCGGCCTGAATATAGTGCTGGTGCATCTGGCTCCCGGACTGGTGCAGCGGTTTATGGTGGAACCTAGTGAACTGGCCCGGGAACGCGATTACCTGGAGCACAATATTAATTTTACCAGACAGGCCTATGGTCTGGACAATATTGCTTCCCAGCGCCATCCTGCCAGAGGTGAAATGGATCGTCAGACCATAGAGGACAACGAAGGCACGGTGCGCAATGTCCGTCTGTGGGACGAGGGGCCGCTTCTGCAGAGTTATAACCAGATCCAGTTTTTCCGGCTTTACTATGATTTTCTGCAGGTGCACACCGATCGCTACAATGTTGATGACGAGCTGCGGCAGGTCATGCTGGCCACCAGGGAGCTGTCCGCGGACAAGCTGCCCAGTGAAGCCCAGCGCTGGGTCAACCGCAGGCTGCAGTTCACCCACGGCTACGGCGTGGCCATGACCCCGGTGACTGAAGTGGAGTCCGGAGGGCGTCCCGGGTTTTTTATCCGGGATGTACCACCCACCGGCAAGGTAAACCTTGACAGGCCTGAAATATACTATGGACTCAAGAGCCTGGACTACCTTATAGTTCGCAGCCGCATGCAGGAGTTCAACTATCCCGGCCCTGAAGGCCCGGTATACACCCATTACGAGGGAGAAGGCGGGGTAAAGCTGGATTCGTTTTTCCGCCGGCTCATGTATGCCTGGAAATTCAGCGATATCAATATCCTGATATCCAACGAGGTGACCCGGGAAAGCCTTATCCAGTACCGGCGAACCATTCCGGAGCGTTTTTCCGTGCTGACTCCTTTCCTGCAAAGAGACCGTGAAGCCTACAGCGTTGTGGCCGATGGCAAGGTCTACTGGATTCAGGATGCTTATACCGTTACCTCCAGGTATCCCTACTCAGCCCCATGGCAGAGAGCTTTCAACTACATGCGCAACAGCGTCAAGACTGTGGCTGATGCCTATCACGGTCACATGGATTACTACATATCAGACCCGGACGATCCAGTGGTGCGGACCTATGATGCTGTTTTTCCGGATCTTTTCAAGCCCCTGGAGGAAATGCCGGAGTATTTGAGAGATCATGTCCGCTATCCTCTGGACCTGTTTACAGTTCAGAGTCAGAAACTTCTGGAATACCATATGCAGGATCCGGTGGTCTTTTACAACAAGGAGGATCAGTGGTCAGTGCCGGTCCAGCATTCTTTCGGACAAACCGAGGTTTTGCAGCCATATTATATTGTTGCCAGGCTTCCAGGGGAAGAAAAAGAAGAGTTTCTGCTTATACAGCCCTTTACCCCTGTGGACAGGCACAATCTGGTGGGCTGGCTGGCCGCCAGAAGCGATGGTGAAAACCTGGGGGAAATGGTGCTGTACAACTTCCCATCTGGAAGACACGTGGACGGGCCGAACCAGGTGGAGGCCCGAATAGACAACGATGCCATCATTTCGGAGCAGTTCACCCTCTGGGGGCAGGTGGGTTCAGAGGTCTCCAGGGGCATCCTGCTGGTCATACCTGTAGGAGATTCCCTGCTTTATGCCGAACCGGTGTTCTTGAAGCCCGATACCCTGGATTTTCCGGAGCTTCGAAGGATAATCCTGGCTGATTCGGAGCAGGTGGTCATGCACCAGATTCTGGACGACTCCATTGACGCTTTGGTGGGGGAATTGCCTGCAGTGGCCCCGGTGGTGGAGACCGACGAGGAACTGCCTGTACGCGAAGACCGCGAAGACAGGGTCCTGCCCGAGTTCCGCGAAGGCCTGCGCGAGGCTGTGGACAGCCTGCAGGAAGTCCTGGACGGCCTGAAGGAGATGCTCAGGTAA